The following nucleotide sequence is from Microbulbifer sp. A4B17.
CCTTCAGAATCGAGTAATCCCGCATATCGGCGCCAAAGCCCAACTGCTCATTGGCTTCCACCGTATCCGCACCACAATCCTGCAAGTGGTAAGCGCGAATCTTATTTAACAGGCCAATACCGCGGCCCTCCTGGCGGAGATAGAAAATAGCTCCACGCCCCTCCATCGCAATACGATGCATAGCATGTTGTAGCTGGGCACCACAATCACAGCGCAGGGAGAATAGTGCATCTCCGGTCAGGCACTCAGAATGAATACGGGCCAACAGAGGCTCTTCGGTATCGAAGTCACCCATGGTGAGCACCACGTGCTCTTTTCCGGTTTCCACTTCCTCGAAACCGTGCATCTCAAACATACCCCAAGAGGTGGGCAGTTTTGAGGATTCCACAAAACGAATGGTCAACTTAATACCTCTTTAAATCAGTGTCGGGCGCGCAGTACCAGCACACCACCCTGCTGTTCCATATCAACCTGGCTGAGAAAGCTGTTGCCAAGAAGTACCACCTGGGGGAAGTCATCGGCATGAACTGTCGCATCAACATTGTGAACTTTGATTCCACCTATGGTGACACTGCTAAGATTCACTCGATAAACACTAGTAATACCATTAGCAGTAGAGACTAGTACTTCCTCGGCATTATCCAGATTCAGCCTTAGGCGACGAGCGGTAGGATAATTAATAGCAATATTGGTAGCGCCGGTATCCACCATCATCGGCACTCTCAGGCCATTGACCCAGGCATTTGTTAAATAATGTCCACGGCTATCGGCGGGAAGCCGTACTTCTGCTTTCGCCGCCTTGGCAAAACTAGTTGCTATAGGTGCATCCAAGGTCAGCTTCTGCTCCCGTCCAGACACACTAATCCGTGCATAACGAGTAGTCGCTTCCAACAGGGTGACACCCTCTGGGGATTTTTGTCCCGCCTTAAGAATTTTCTGGCGGCCATCAATTTCGAGCATGGCGCTATCGCCAAATAACCCCTTTAATTGAACCTGCTGCGCATTAGCACTCAGAGCAATAAAGAGACTTAAAAAAAATACAAAATAGCTGCGCATTGATCTTCCCTATCAATCTAAGCGCCCAGTACCCACGCCGTTAATTGCAGTACCAGGGACGCATAAACGGCGGCCAGTATATCGTCGAGCATAATCCCAACGCCACCTTGCACCTTGCGATCAGCCCAGCCAATGGGCGGGGGCTTGGCAATATCAAATGTCCGGAAGAGGACAAAGCCGTATAGCGCCCAAGCCCAACCTGTAGGAGCCATAAACATGGTGAGCCAGTAGCCCACCATTTCATCCCAAACAATACCGCCGTGATCGTGAACTCCCATTTTCTTGGCAGCTGCACCACATAGATAGCAACCTGCCACACCAGTAACAAACACAATGGCCAGATACCAGAATGGAGGCAAATCCTTCATCAACCACCAAAAAGGAATCGCTGCCAGGGTACCAAACGTACCCGGCGCTTTGGGTACCAGCCCGGAGCCGAACCCAAATGCCAACAGTAGGGTGGGATCGCGCAACAGCTGGGGAAATGTCGGGTTGTTAATGCTCATGTTATTGAATTCTCACAAAGGCACTATGGTCTACACAATGACTTAAAAGTGCCTATAGCCTGGCGATTGAGCAACCCAGGGGTTCCCGTGATAGGAGCAACGTACCTGCGGCTCCCCCTCAACGAGTTTCCCTATGGGTGTGAAACCCAGCTGACGAACTTGATCAACAGCGGCTGCCGGTGCAGTAAAACAGAGCTGGTAGTCATCCCCTCCACAGGCCGCCAGCTCTACGGCAGTATCAGCTGCCAATCGATTGGCCAGGGGTGCTATGGGCAGAGACTCCAGGTTTATTTCTGCTGCCACACCGCTCGCTTTGCAGATATGGCCCAGATCCCCCAGTAATCCGTCGGAAATATCCAACGCACTGGTAGCAATGCCTGCAATCGCGTTGGCGGTTTCTAATTGCGGCTCGGGAAAATAGAAAGCCTGCTCCGCCTCCCGCCGCACTGACTCAGTCACATTCCGCTCAGCCAAAATAACGGGCAGGGCTGCTGCGGCAGCGCCCAGTGGGCCGCTCACATAAATATTGTCGCCGACAGAAGCGCCATCCCGCCGGAGGGGCTTTTCGGTATGGCCGATCACCTGAATCGTAATGGACAAGGGGCCAGCGGTAGTGTCACCACCCACAAGGGAAACCCCAAACTTGCCAGCAGTTTCCAGCAGGCCACTGGCGAATTTCTCCAGCCAAACGGAGTCGCTATCGGGTAAGGTCAAGGCAAGGGTAAACCAGAGGGGGCGGGCATTCATTGCCGCCAGATCACTGATATTCACACGCAGTGCACGGCTGGCAAGCATGAATGGGTCAGCACCTGTGGGGAAGTGACGGCCTGCTACCAGGGTGTCCATAGAAGTGGCCAGCTGCCCGCTGACAGGTGCTTGCAATAGCGCGCAGTCATCGCCAATCCCCAGGGCTACGCCTTCGCCCTGGGGAGCGCGGGCGAAGTAATCGCGAATGATCTCAAACTCCCCCGGCGCTTTAGACATAATTGCTGACTCAGCCCTTCTTGTCTGCGGCTACCTCTGCCGAGCGCAGGTCCGCAGCGGTCTTATCCAAAATGCCATTGATGAACTTGAAGGCATCGGTGGGACCAAATTTTTTCGCCAGTGCCACCGCCTCATTAATGACAACCTTGTAAGGTACATCCATACGGCTTTTCAGCTCGTAAGTGGCCATGCGCAATAGCGCGCGGGATACAGGGTCCAGGTCTTCCACTTTGCGATCCAGGTGCGACGTGTAAGCGCCCTCTACCTCATCGAGGTTTTTCGCTACGCCGTGGAAAATATCACGAAAATATTCCACGTCGGTTTTGCTCATATCATTATCGGCGTGAAACTCGGCCTCAATGGAATTGAGGCTGGCGCCGGCCATCTGCCACTGATAGAGCGCCTGCATGGCGTAGTGACGTGCCTTACGGCGGGCGGATGCAGTTACGGTCATTGTCTTTTCCGGTAGATACTTCACAGAATGGGCTGCACCGACACACCTTTTGTGCCGGTGCGCCGGCAATTAAATCTTGCCGAGTAGGGAAACCATTTCCAGGGCGGTTTCGGCGGCTTCACAACCTTTGTTGCCAGCCTTGGTGCCTGAGCGCTCGATAGCCTGCTCAATGGAGTCCACAGTCAGCACGCCAAAGGTGACGGGAATACCAGTATTCATGGATACCTGAGCCAGGCCTTTGGTGCACTCGCCAGCCACATACTCAAAGTGCGGGGTGCCACCACGGATAACCGCGCCCAGGGCAATAATGGCATCAAACTTTTTAGTCTCAGCCAGCTTCTGTGCCGCCAGGGGAAATTCGAATGCGCCCGGGGCGTAGTAGATAGTGATATCTTCATCCTTGATACCCTTGCGGCGCAGGGTGTCCAGTGCACCATCCTTTAGGCTTTCAACCACAAAGCTGTTCCAGCGGCTCACCAACAGTGCGTATTTGCCCGTACTGCCGACAAAGTCCCCTTCGATCACTTGAATATTGCTCATAATTTTCAATCCGTATTTCTTGTCCATCGCCGCCGCTATCAGGACAGTAGCGGCGCTTCAGTATTGTTACTCTTTTATCAGAGTTGCGGCGCCTCTACGTTCAGGTATTCCTCTACTTCGAGATCAAACCCGGAAATAGCACTGAACTTGAACGGTGCGCTCATCAGACGCATCTTGCGCACCTTGAGATCCCGCAGAATTTGCGAACCGGTACCTACCTGCTTGTACACCAGGTCCTGGCTGGGGCGCTGTTGCTTGCCGCTGATCAGCCAATCAATACTCTCTTCGATTTCTTCAGTGGTTTCGTTGTGGCAGATCAGTACCACAACACCCTTACCCTCTTCTTCAATACGCTGCATCGCGCGGCGAAAGGTCCACGGGGTGAATTTTTCATCGCCGCGCTGAATCGTAAGCACATCGCGCAGAGTATTTCCCACATGCACACGAACCAGGGTCGGCTCTTCTGGGGTGGGGTCGCCTTTAACAAAGGCAAAGTGGCGTTCGCGGCGGGCCTTATCGAGATAAGTGCGCAGCTTGAACTCACCGAACTCGGTGCGCACCTTGCGCTCATTAACGCACTCGACGGTTTTCTCATTCAGGGCGCGATAGGTAATCAGATCGGCGATAGTGCCGATTTTCAGGTTGTGCTCTTTCGCGAACTTTTCCAGGTCCGGGCGGCGGGACATGGTGCCGTCTTCATTCATGATCTCAACAATCACCGCAGCCGCCTCAAAACCCGCCAGGCGGGCCAGGTCGCAACCGGCTTCGGTGTGGCCTGCGCGGCTTAATACACCGCCGGGCTGGGCCATAATGGGGAAGATATGGCCGGGCTGTACAATATCGCTGGGCTTGGCATTTCTGGCCACAGCGGCGCGAACCGTGCGCGCGCGATCGGCGGCGGAAATACCGGTGGTGACACCCTCTGCCGCCTCAATGGATACGGTGAAGTTGGTGCTGAACTGGGCTCCGTTGTCCCGCGACATCAGCGGCAGGTCCAACTGCTCACAGCGCTCTTTGGACATGGGCATACAAATCAGGCCACGGGCATGAGTGGCCATAAAGTTGATGTCTTCAGCGCGAATCTGCTCCGCAGCCATCACCAGGTCGCCCTCGTTCTCGCGATCTTCATCATCCATCAGGATTACCATTTTGCCCTGGCGGATATCGTCGATCAGTTCTTCAACCGTATTTAGTTCCATGGTTAACTCTGGATAAATTTATCAATTGCAAATAGAGCGGCTATCGCTGCTGTTTTCGCCGTGGTGCACGGCCCATCTTTAGCGCTTGTAAAACCCGTTCTGGGCCAAAAATTCGAGGGTCATACCCCCACCACTAGGCTTGGCTGCCTCATCACCGAGGAGTAGCCGCTCCAAGTAGCGCGCAATCAGGTCCACTTCCAGGTTGACCCGAGTACCGGCGGTATAGCCGGCCATAATCGTTTCCTGCAACGTGTGTGGCACTATGGTGAGTTCAAACTCAGCCCCATCCACGGCATTGACCGTGAGGCTGGTGCCGTCGACGGTGATAGACCCTTTATGGGCAATATAGCGAGCCAGATTTTCCGGTGCGCGCAGGCGGAAACGCTCGGCGCGAGCCTCGGACTTGCGCCATACCACCTCGCCAATACCATCCACATGGCCGCTGACAATGTGTCCACCCAGGCGGGTCTGGGGTGTCAGTGCTTTTTCCAGATTGACCCGGTCGCCTTTTTTCCAGCGGCCCACCGTTGTCACATCCAGGGTTTCCGCAGAGACATCCGCCCAGTAACCATCACCGGGCAGGTCAACAACCGTGAGACAAACACCATTGGTGGCAATGCTGTCCCCCAGTTGCACATCACCCAGATCCAGCTTACCGCTGCGCACTCGTACACGCAGGTCGCCGCCCTGGGGTTTTAACTCTGCGATCTCGCCTAAGGCTTCAATAATTCCGGTAAACATCAGCGCTCGATATCGGTTGTTGCAGTAATGCGCCAGTCGTGACCAACTGCGCGCATATCGGTAATCGTAATCGGCAGCATCGAGCCCATACGCTCGATAGGCAATTCAAACAGCGGCCGCCCGGTGCTACCCAGCAGTTTTGGCGCCATATAAACAATGATTTCGTCGACATGGCCCCGGTAGAGGAATTCACCAGAGAGGGTCGCACCGCTCTCTACCAAAACTTCATTGCACTGGCGTCGCGCCAACTCCTTGAGCAGGGCGAGCAGGTCTACGCGACCTTCTTTGTCGTGGGGTAAAACCACGACTTCCGCACCCGTTTTTTCAATACGCTCGCGGCGCTCGGCCTCCGCGCACTCTGTCGTGCACACCAATGTGGGGGCATCCCCCTGCAAAATAAAGGCTCTCGCTGGGGTGCGCAGCTGGCTGTCAACAATTACCCGCAGCGGCTGCACTTCGGCGGCTCGCTCTGCGGCCAGCATTTCCAGTGCCATTTCATCGGCGCGCACATTGAGATTGGGATTGTCGAAGCGCACCGTCTCAACCCCGGTGATCACTGCACAACTGCGAGCACGCAGGCGCTGTACATCGGCGCGAGCCGCAGGGCCCGATACCCACTTTGATTCCCCACTGGCCATAGCGGTGCGCCCATCCAGGCTCATGGCAGATTTGCTTCGCACCAGGGGCAGTCCCAGGGTCATACGCTTGATAAAGCCGGGGTTTAGAGCGCGACACCTCTCTTCCAGGATGGGGCCTTCCACTTCGATCCCAGCATCGCGCAATATTTGCAATCCGGCACCGCTGACATTCGGATTCGGATCCTGCATTCCGTAAATAACCCGGGCCACGCCGGCCTTTACCAGCGCCTCGGCACAGGGACCTGTGCGGCCGGTATGGCTGCAGGGCTCAAGAGTGACATAAACACTAGCCCCCTGAGCCAGGTCGCCGGCATCACTCAGGGCTTCGATCTCAGCGTGGGGTTCGCCGGCCCGCTTGTGCCAGCCTTCGCCGACAATATTGCCATCCCCGTCAGTAATCACACAGCCCACTCGCGGATTCGGCATAGTGGTGTAGAGACCGCGCTCTGCCAACTGAATAGCGCGGGCCATCAGTGCTTCCGCACTGTGTACAACAGTTTGACTCATTCCGTCTTCGATCCCTTACTGGTCAGGCGTTCAATCTCTTCTCTAAACTCGCTGACATCCTCAAAGCGGCGATAGACAGAAGCAAAGCGCACATAGGCCACCTGGTCCAGCTCACGCAGCTGCTCCATCACCAATTCACCAATAGCACGCGCCGGCAACTCCCGTTCTCCGGTCGCCTGCAGAGCGTGTTTTATTTGAGATACCGCCGACTCCACCCGCTCAATACTTACCGGGCGCTTTTCCACAGCGCGCTGAATACCCGCGCGCAACTTGTCTTCATTAAACGGCTCGCGCTGGCCGTTTTGCTTGATCACTCGCGGCAGCAGCAGCTCCGCAGTTTCAAATGTGGTAAACCTCTCGTGGCACTCCAGGCACTCGCGCCGGCGGCGTACTTGGTCGCCCTCAGCCACCAATCGGGAATCGACTACTTTTGTTTCTTCTGCGCTGCAGAACGGACAGTGCATGTGGGATTATCCCCGGAATGGAAAATGGGCCGCAGTTTACCACAGCCGTTGCACTGTGTGACCGCAGCACGCACAGCCACAGTGCAACGCAAATTCAACAGGGACACATAAAAAAAGCGGCTCTATGAGCCGCTTTTTTGTCAGCAGTGCTGATCAGCCTTTTTTATACACAGGAAACTCTGCGCAAATACCCAGAACCTTCTGCTTCACATCGGCGATAGTGGCTTCAACATCACCTTTCTCCAGTGCGTCCAGCACGTCGCAGATCCAGTGAGTGAGCTGTTGGGTTTCCTTTACACCAAAGCCGCGAGTGGTGATTGCCGGGGTACCGACACGCAGGCCGCTGGTAATGAAAGGAGAGCGCGGGTCATTGGGTACCGCGTTCTTATTAACGGTGATGTTGGCGTTACCCAGGGCTTCATCCGCATCCTTACCGGTGTACTCTTTGCCAATCAGGTCAACCAGCATCAGGTGATCATCGGTCCCACCGGATACAATGTTGATGCCTCGATCGAGGAAGGTCTCCGCCATTGCGCGGGCATTTTCCACAACCTTCTTCTGGTAGGCCTTGTATTCAGGGGTCATGGCCTCTTTGAAAGAAACCGCTTTCGCCGCGATCACATGCATCAGCGGGCCACCCTGACCACCGGGGAATACGGCGGAGTTGAGCTTCTTCTCAATTTCTTCGTTGGCGCGCGCCAGGATGATACCGCCGCGGGGGCCGCGCAGGGTTTTGTGAGTAGTAGAAGTCACAACATCGGCGTGGGAGATTGGGGAGGGATACTCACCAGCGGCAACCAGGCCCGCAATGTGAGCCATATCCACAAACAGGTAAGCACCCACTTTGTCAGCGATCTCGCGGAAACGCGCCCAATCCATCACTCGGCTATAGGCAGAGAAACCAGCCACGATCATCTTCGGCTTGTGCTCAAGCGCCAGGCGCTCAACTTCCTCGTAATCCACTTCGCCAGTTTCCGGGTTCAGGCCGTACTGTACTGCATTGTAGATCTTGCCGGAAAAGTTAACGCGGGCACCGTGGGTAAGGTGGCCACCGTGGGCAAGGCTCATACCCAGTACAGTGTCACCCGGGGCGCAGAGCGCCTGGTAAACAGCCGCATTAGCCTGTGATCCTGAGTGCGGCTGCACATTGGCGTAGTCCGCACCAAACAGCTCCTTAGCGCGCTCAATGGCCAGGGTTTCCACTTTATCCACATACTCACAACCGCCGTAGTAGCGCTTGCCCGGATAGCCTTCAGCGTACTTATTGGTCAGGCTGCTGCCCTGAGCTTCCATCACCATTGGGCTGGTGTAGTTCTCAGAGGCAATTAACTCGATATGGTCTTCCTGACGAGAGTCTTCCTCCTGAATGGCTTCCCAAATTTCCGGGTCATAAGAAGCTAAAGTGACAGATGAATCAAACATGGTGTTCCCTCGGTAAAGCGGGCTTGAGTAGAGGCTTGTGAAACTCGATACCACAGTGCCCAGGCTTTTGAGTAGGACCAAAGGCTCCCAGTATGGGATGGCCCTACTGCTCAATGCATTCTGGGCATTTTAGAAAGGCGCGCATTGTACACCAAGGGCAGTAAGAATGCGCAAATGTGAAGACGTGATAGATCACCACGCCTTCCCCAAAAAAACGATCAGAATTTGTACACTACAGAGCCGGACCAATAATCCACATCAGATTCAATAAATGTGTAATCCAGTTCCAAAGCTGCCTTATCAGTCAGCTTAAAGCCCGCTCCAAACCCTGCAGATGCTCCACTATCTGAATAGTCGCTGCCCCAGTCATCTACCTCCAACTCCTCGTGCAGGTAGCCGATACGCCCCTTGAGATAAATATCCCCCTGGGTCCGATAAGTAGCGTAAACAGCCTGAGTGGTCAGAGAGTAGTTATAGTCGTACCAGTAAAGGTCGTACTCACCCTCAATAACAGAGTCAGTGACTTCTGCTTCAAATCCCCAGCCAGAACCCCAGGTATAACCGGCGCGAACGCCCGCATTAAAAGGACTATCGCCTGCGGCATCAACATCCATAACACCGAAAACACCACCAACATACGCACCTTGCGCCTGGACAGTAGCGGAACAGAGCAAAGCAGTAGCTACAGCCATCGCCTTGAGATTAAAGCTCATTATCTTCTCCTTACATCTCGAAGACCGGTCAAAGGGCAGGGATTATAGGGGTAAGAGTAACTGGCACAAGTGTTCACTTAGACATGTTGCGATTGGAGTCAAAAGTTTTTGCGGAATTTACTAAGGGGAAGTGTCGCCACCGGCCAAAAGCCGGGGCGAACCGGGAGGGGCTAATTAAAATCTCAAGCTGAATCCTCCAGACCAAAAGCTGACATCTCTCTCTAACACCGTGTATTCAAACTCCAAGCGATAAGCATCGCTCAGGTTGTAACCAATGCCCGCTCCCAAGCTGATACCCAAATCATCACTGCTATCACTGCCGACGGTTACATCCTCATAAAGAACACCTAGACGCCCTTTCAGATACCAGTCTCCTTCAGTTCTATATGTCGCATAGGTTGCAAAGGTGTTGAGCTCAACATCTACATCCCGACCATAAACCTCAGTTTCACCACTTAACACAGAACTCGTATATTCGACCTCTACGCCAAAACCCGAGGCGCGAACATAACCTGCACGTAAACCCAGATTGAGAGGATTATCCACTCCCTTAAAGTCAAAATCCGCCATCCCTGCCACACTCCCCCAATAAGCCCCCTCAGCAATTACACCAGCTGAAGCAAGGAACGCCAGCAAACCAATACACACTCTAATTTTTCTCATAAACACTCCAGCCTGGTTTTATTCGCTTTGTGCCCGCACATAAATAGAGCAACCCAAAATAAATTTATGCCAACACTCACCCTAAGGCTCCGTTAAACCACTAGAACAACAGGCAAAAGCGCAGCTATTCAGCATGTGCAACAACACATCATCGAAAATTATTGAAATAGGAAGAACCAGACATACCCTTACCCAAGTCCGACAGAAGAGCGTACTTGTGGAAAAACTGAAGAAAGGGTTTTCTGAAAATAGGTATTATTTACTTTGTGGTCAAATACATCGGAGCACAGATCAGCTATGGACTTGGACTTCAAAGGTGTAGCCGAGCCACCCACAAAGTGATAGGTCTCCCTTACCCTATGTAGGTAGCGGTAAATTCTACCTAGCGTCCCATTAAGTCCCCCTCACTTGATCCAAATCAACTTTGCGCTTGTGCATATGGCAACAATAGGCCCATCGACAAATCGCGGAGGTCTGGGATGAATACCATCTACCGACAACTGTGCTGTGACCACAAACATATGCAAGAGCTACTCAATGCTTTTGAACGGCTGCTCTTGGATCTTTTTGGCTGCGGCGACCGCGATCCCAGTACCTTATCGTTGATCCTCGATGCCTTGGATTATTTATCGGTATACCCGGATCGGTATCACCACCCGATAGAAGATTTAATATTTTCTCGGTTATTAACTAAACCGATCCACGATAGAGAATCAATTTATGAGGCGCAAATGCAGCATGAAAAAATAGCAGCGACTACAAAACATATGTGCGCACTATTTTATGCTATTGCTAATGATGCGACTGTTGAGCGGAGAGTACTGCAGGAAGCTTGCAATACCTATCTTAAGCTACAGCGTAATCACATGGACCTGGAGAACAAATCAATATTTCCGCAGATTGAGCAATATTTGGGAACTACTGATTGGATCTACATTCAGAAACAGGCAAGCGAATTAAGCTGCAAGTATTTTGACAGGGCAACGAGAAAAATCTATGAGTCACTGCATGAAAGTCTCACGCAAACTCAGATGCCCGCACTGGCATTAGCTTAGATCTAGATAAAATCAGGGAGGAAATGATAATGCAGTTTAAACGTCACGGTATATCCATTGGCATGGAACGCATAAACGATGATTTTTTCCTTTATATTAAGGCTATTGGCCAGCTGACACATGAGGATTATGAGCATATAGCGCCACTTTTGGAATATGCTCTAGGAGGGGTAAAAAAACCCCAGGTTCAATTGCTTATTGATCTCAGGGATTTCGAAGGCTGGGGGATGCACGCGGTCTGGGACGAGTTCAAGCTGGCGTTAAAGCATGGCAACGAATTCTCACATATCGCTGTACTTGGGGATGAGGAGTGGCAGCAAATAGCCACAAAAGTCGGGAGCTGGTTTGTCAGCGGTGAAGTCCGCTATTTCAAACAGCAACAAGAGGCCATGGACTGGCTACAGGAAACAAGGAAGAGGGATATTGGTCACAGGGAATCTGAAAAGGAATTAGCTTTCTCCACACACTCCTGATAAGTAGTGGATTAAGGGGGCGTTTCCGCCCCCCTTTTTTTGCCCCAAAGTTGGCAATTGAATATTATCAAGTACTTACGCTCTGGTTCTTACTGTTCCACGAGGGAGTACCAATTACAAAATTCTTGAAACTCACTTCACTGCGACAGAAAGAACAGTAAATATTCTCATAGTGCAATTTGTTTCTATGCAAAATATTCAGAACATCCACCAAGGTTGGATCGTCCATTCTCACCCTGTTGCGGATCGTCAACAAATCGGCCGTCATTACCGGTTTGATACCTGTCGCTGCTATAAAGGGTTGATGCATAGGGTTATTCGGGTCAAGGTTACTCACCATTTGATTATGGCTGTGCGCCTTATCAATAGCGCTTTGCATATCGGAATAGCTCTCTCCCTTGATAAAAGGACGGGTGATACGACCGAGAATCTGCCCGGTCATTGTACCGTGATAGCCTTGATACTTGCTCAAGGTATAGTTATGACAAACCTTGCCCTTTCCAATCCACTCATGGTACTTGGCATGGCCGCTTAAGACGCTGTCAACCCCAGGGTCATTAAGTGAATACCCATGCGGTGAGAAAAAGAAAAGATTATCTCCACCATGTCCCTTAGTATAAAAAATCTGCTTGGTCGTAGCACCATGAGCAGAAATAACCAAGTTCGGGGCCTCACCTACCTGAGTCCCCTCTGCCGAAAATATTTTCACTAAATCCAGTTCTTTGACAGGCATGGAATCCATTTCCTCTTATTTACGATTTGTTATGCAACCTATCTTGGCAAGACATCTGAGAGGCTACTATGACTACTTGGACACTTGCGGATACTCCAATATCCGTTAACAGAAAAAATAATTGTGGAAAGAAATGCCAATCTTTTCTCGATGCCAGAGAAAACAATGGAAAACAAGGTTTCTTGTATCTTTGTAAAAAAGGGGTTAGTTGATAAAGATGCCGTTAAATCGGCAATAGTAGTCACACTATTGGCCAAACTGCCGCGAGCAGATCAATCAACGACGGCCAATCCCCTGAGACGGCACCAGGAAAGAGAAGCTTCGTAGCACTCTTTCAAGGCCAAAGAAGCAGCATTGAGGGATCACAACATATAAGACCGAGTTCAGTACATCAGAGTAACGAGATATTCCAATCTGTTTATGTCACAGGAAACTGTGAATCAGGAACCGCTATTGATCACTCTCATAGCCACAGTGAGTTCCAGCCAATTCACTCAGAGCTAATAAATCCAAGATTTCTACTGTTCTGCCACAAACCCTTATCAATCCTTCGCGTTGAAACCGGGAAAACAAGCGGCTTACAGTTTCAGCTGTCAATCCCAGGTAGTTGGCAATATCTATTCGCGGCATTGAAAATTTTCATTATTTGACTCCCCCTAATTGGCGCCATATAGAAAAGGCTACTACGACCTGCCAGGGCTTATCTAGCGAATGTAAAATCAATTCCGAAAAAAAATACTGACTAGCGAGTAAAAGCCTTCGATTAAAACTTCGAAAAAAATAGGTAAATTTAAAAATTATTATAGAAATGCCCATCTAAATAGCACTACCGTTCAACTTTCTAGCGGCAATATTCGCAGCATTTATGGCCAAAATAACTGGCAGGAAGATAAATAATCAGATTGCACCTTAAAAGGATCAAAAACTCACAGACTATTCAACGAATACATCCGGATTAAAGGACAGCCAATAAATGATCAGTAGAAGAACCTAGCCTCCTTCCTCATAGCCACAATGAGTTCCCGCTAAGTCACTTAATGCCAGCAGGTCAAGAATTTCAACAATCCTACCGCTAACTGTTATCAACCCCTCTCGCTGAAAGCGGGAAAATAAGCGACTTATTGTTTCTGCCGTTAATCCGAGATAGTTAGCAATATCCGTTCTTGGCATTGACAGAACAAACTCACGGGGCGAATAGCCTCGACAAGCATATCGACTCGAAATATTAATCAGTAATGCAGCGAGACGCGCATCCGCTGAACGCTTACCCAACAGCATCAGGATTTCATTTTCCTGACGTAACTCTTCAGAGAAAATGCTATAAATTTGCTGCTGTAAAGTAGGGACTTCCTGAGCGAGGGTTTCCAGCTGATCAAATGGAAGTAGACACACACTGCTGTCTTCAAGCGCCTCTGCATAAGTGGGGTGGACGCGACAGCTATAGGCATCGAGCCCTAGAAGCTCACCGGGAAGGGCAAAATGGGTTATCTGGGTATCACCATCCGCAGCAATGACCACCGTTTTGACACTTCCGGACCGAATCGCGAACAGGTTTTGGAAGGTGTCGCCTGCGCGGTACAAAGTTTCACCCGCTTTAAACATTTTCTTTTTACGGGTAACACGCTCAAGTCGATCAATATCGGCCTGTAATAGCCCTGCAGGCAAACACAAGCGCTTGACTGAACAGTTACTGCAACTTACAGCCACGGGGGCCTTGGTCATAGCGAATCAACCAAAGGAACTCTTTTCTATTATATTGTTAGCCTCGCATAT
It contains:
- the ribE gene encoding 6,7-dimethyl-8-ribityllumazine synthase — encoded protein: MSNIQVIEGDFVGSTGKYALLVSRWNSFVVESLKDGALDTLRRKGIKDEDITIYYAPGAFEFPLAAQKLAETKKFDAIIALGAVIRGGTPHFEYVAGECTKGLAQVSMNTGIPVTFGVLTVDSIEQAIERSGTKAGNKGCEAAETALEMVSLLGKI
- a CDS encoding phosphatidylglycerophosphatase A encodes the protein MSINNPTFPQLLRDPTLLLAFGFGSGLVPKAPGTFGTLAAIPFWWLMKDLPPFWYLAIVFVTGVAGCYLCGAAAKKMGVHDHGGIVWDEMVGYWLTMFMAPTGWAWALYGFVLFRTFDIAKPPPIGWADRKVQGGVGIMLDDILAAVYASLVLQLTAWVLGA
- the nusB gene encoding transcription antitermination factor NusB — translated: MTVTASARRKARHYAMQALYQWQMAGASLNSIEAEFHADNDMSKTDVEYFRDIFHGVAKNLDEVEGAYTSHLDRKVEDLDPVSRALLRMATYELKSRMDVPYKVVINEAVALAKKFGPTDAFKFINGILDKTAADLRSAEVAADKKG
- the thiL gene encoding thiamine-phosphate kinase codes for the protein MSKAPGEFEIIRDYFARAPQGEGVALGIGDDCALLQAPVSGQLATSMDTLVAGRHFPTGADPFMLASRALRVNISDLAAMNARPLWFTLALTLPDSDSVWLEKFASGLLETAGKFGVSLVGGDTTAGPLSITIQVIGHTEKPLRRDGASVGDNIYVSGPLGAAAAALPVILAERNVTESVRREAEQAFYFPEPQLETANAIAGIATSALDISDGLLGDLGHICKASGVAAEINLESLPIAPLANRLAADTAVELAACGGDDYQLCFTAPAAAVDQVRQLGFTPIGKLVEGEPQVRCSYHGNPWVAQSPGYRHF
- the ribBA gene encoding bifunctional 3,4-dihydroxy-2-butanone-4-phosphate synthase/GTP cyclohydrolase II produces the protein MELNTVEELIDDIRQGKMVILMDDEDRENEGDLVMAAEQIRAEDINFMATHARGLICMPMSKERCEQLDLPLMSRDNGAQFSTNFTVSIEAAEGVTTGISAADRARTVRAAVARNAKPSDIVQPGHIFPIMAQPGGVLSRAGHTEAGCDLARLAGFEAAAVIVEIMNEDGTMSRRPDLEKFAKEHNLKIGTIADLITYRALNEKTVECVNERKVRTEFGEFKLRTYLDKARRERHFAFVKGDPTPEEPTLVRVHVGNTLRDVLTIQRGDEKFTPWTFRRAMQRIEEEGKGVVVLICHNETTEEIEESIDWLISGKQQRPSQDLVYKQVGTGSQILRDLKVRKMRLMSAPFKFSAISGFDLEVEEYLNVEAPQL
- a CDS encoding TIGR02281 family clan AA aspartic protease, whose amino-acid sequence is MRSYFVFFLSLFIALSANAQQVQLKGLFGDSAMLEIDGRQKILKAGQKSPEGVTLLEATTRYARISVSGREQKLTLDAPIATSFAKAAKAEVRLPADSRGHYLTNAWVNGLRVPMMVDTGATNIAINYPTARRLRLNLDNAEEVLVSTANGITSVYRVNLSSVTIGGIKVHNVDATVHADDFPQVVLLGNSFLSQVDMEQQGGVLVLRARH
- the ribA gene encoding GTP cyclohydrolase II, whose product is MTIRFVESSKLPTSWGMFEMHGFEEVETGKEHVVLTMGDFDTEEPLLARIHSECLTGDALFSLRCDCGAQLQHAMHRIAMEGRGAIFYLRQEGRGIGLLNKIRAYHLQDCGADTVEANEQLGFGADMRDYSILKAMIEHLGIHAIRLMTNNPRKVKALEDLGINVTERLPHQSGRNPHNAKYLSTKKGKLGHLIENEDEEGKEEN